AGGCGTTCTCGCTCGTCGGGTCGAGCGAGTAGTCGCGCGGGATGAGGTCGAGGAATCCGAGCGCGTCGAGGATCGGGCCGAAGAAGTCGCGCTCGGGCAGGTACTCGGCGAACGGCACGGGGTGGCGCTTGTGGTAGTCGGCCCGCACGCCCTCGTCCCACAGCAGCAGGGAGTTGTACGAGAGCGTCTCGTCGCCGTCCTGCTCGTAGGTGACGGCCCCGAGCACGATCGGCGCGTCGACGAGCTGCTGCACGTCGTCGATGATGCGCGTCGACGACGGCGAGTCCTGCGGCTGCTGCTCGCCGGCGTTCTCGGGCCACACGAGCAGGTCCATCTGCTCGCCCGCGAGCAGCTCGGTCGCCTCGGCGTGCTGCCGGATGATGTCGCCCTCCACGTACTGCGCGAGCAGCCCGGCCTCGCTGTCGCCCTGCACGGCGCCGATGCGTACGGTGCCGGTCTCGGTGACGGGGAACGCGGGGATGGCGACGAGGCCCACCGCGATGGCGGCGCCGATGACGACGCGACGTCGCACGAGCATGCCGCGGGCGAGCACGAGGCATGCGAGGATGCCGGCGACGAACGCGAGCAGGAACGAGAGGCCCGAGGCGCCGACCCACGACGACGTGTCGCCGATCGGGCTCGACGCCTGCGAGTACGCGAGGCGACCCCACGAGAACCCGCCCCACGGGATGGTCGACGACAGCGACTCGCGCAGCATCCACACGCCCGCGAGCAGCGCGGGCAGCAGCACGAGGCGCGCCCACGGTCCGCGCATCCGCTCCCCCAGCCGCCAGGCGAACGTCAGCAGCATGCCGCCGAGGCCCCACCACAGCGCCATGAGGCCGGTGAGGCCGACGAGCGGCAGCGGGCCGAGGTAGACGGTGATCCACTGGATGTGCACGCCGAAGAACGCGGCACCGGCGAGCGCGCCGATGCCGAAGGCCGCCGACATGCGGCGTCCGCGCAGCGCGACGAGCGACAGCGCGACGCCGGGCAGCACGAGCGGCCACCAGTCGAACGGCTGGAACGACAGCACGAGCAGCGCTGCGCCGCCGAGCGCCGAGAGCACCGATCCCCAGGCGGGCAGCGGCGCGCGCAGGCGCAACGGCCGTGGCTTCGTCGTGGTCACGAGGCCTCCTGCCCCAGGTCGACGACGCCCCGGCGGATGCGCTCGACGGCGTCGCGGGCGGTGCGGCGGATGCGGGCGGTGCCGACGTCCTGCAGCTGCTCGAGCACGTCGACCGTCTGTCGCACCCAGCGCACGAAGTCGCCGGCGGCGAGGTCGGTGTCGCGCAGCACGACGTCGAGGTGCGCGCCGCGCGCCCAGCGGTGCATCGCGACCGACAGGCCGGTCTGCGGCGGCTCGGAGCCGGGCAGGCGCTTCGCGCGCTCGAGGTCGTCGAGCTCGGCCCACAGCGTCGTCGTGGCCGCGAGGGCGTCGCGGAACGGGCCGCCGGGCAGGTGGCGCTCCGACGCCTGCTCGCCGCGGCG
The sequence above is a segment of the Agrococcus jejuensis genome. Coding sequences within it:
- the lnt gene encoding apolipoprotein N-acyltransferase translates to MTTTKPRPLRLRAPLPAWGSVLSALGGAALLVLSFQPFDWWPLVLPGVALSLVALRGRRMSAAFGIGALAGAAFFGVHIQWITVYLGPLPLVGLTGLMALWWGLGGMLLTFAWRLGERMRGPWARLVLLPALLAGVWMLRESLSSTIPWGGFSWGRLAYSQASSPIGDTSSWVGASGLSFLLAFVAGILACLVLARGMLVRRRVVIGAAIAVGLVAIPAFPVTETGTVRIGAVQGDSEAGLLAQYVEGDIIRQHAEATELLAGEQMDLLVWPENAGEQQPQDSPSSTRIIDDVQQLVDAPIVLGAVTYEQDGDETLSYNSLLLWDEGVRADYHKRHPVPFAEYLPERDFFGPILDALGFLDLIPRDYSLDPTSENAFDVDGIAYGLAICFDIIDDGLVREMVADHGAQIILAPTNNADFGEGSWENVQQLAIAQLRAQEAGRALVNVSTVGTSAMVLPDGTMVDRLPQYEPGAMIETLPLSDTVTPAMAAGAWIERAIAIATLGALLGLALVRRRRA